One genomic region from Halomicrobium zhouii encodes:
- a CDS encoding cytochrome b, translated as MSLERKDEHEHGRWMESRDLTAIEQIYLTTLIWLDKRLRVVDYLEILEDMYYKVNLQMPKSHTEQYNLDNKFWYWYPLYALGSFSTIAYIVAAVSGALLGFYYAPAAANANGQPTIAYEQITFIMTELNFGFFLRSLHRWAAQFMVAAVFLHMLRVYFTGAYKEPRELNWIIGIVLISLTMVFGYTGYLLPWDQLAFWAGQIGVEMSLSIPLIGEWVAQLMFGGFTLSQSTLQRMYILHVFFLPFVTTALIAVHIGIVWMQGIAEPH; from the coding sequence ATGAGTCTCGAACGCAAAGACGAACACGAACACGGACGCTGGATGGAATCGCGGGACCTGACCGCGATCGAACAGATCTATCTGACGACGCTTATCTGGCTCGACAAGCGCCTGCGCGTCGTCGACTACCTCGAAATCCTGGAGGACATGTACTACAAGGTCAACCTCCAGATGCCCAAGAGCCACACGGAACAGTACAACCTGGACAACAAGTTCTGGTACTGGTATCCGCTGTACGCGCTCGGGTCGTTCTCGACCATCGCCTACATCGTCGCCGCGGTGTCTGGCGCCCTGCTGGGGTTCTACTACGCGCCCGCAGCGGCCAACGCCAACGGCCAGCCCACCATCGCCTACGAGCAGATCACCTTCATCATGACCGAGCTGAACTTCGGCTTCTTCCTCCGGTCGCTCCACCGGTGGGCGGCCCAGTTCATGGTGGCCGCGGTGTTCCTCCACATGCTGCGCGTCTACTTCACGGGCGCGTACAAGGAGCCCCGCGAGCTCAACTGGATCATCGGCATCGTCCTCATCTCGTTGACGATGGTGTTCGGGTACACGGGCTACCTGCTCCCCTGGGACCAGCTGGCGTTCTGGGCCGGTCAGATCGGCGTCGAGATGTCGCTGTCGATTCCGCTCATCGGCGAGTGGGTCGCACAGCTGATGTTCGGGGGCTTCACGCTGAGCCAGTCGACGCTCCAGCGGATGTACATCCTGCACGTGTTCTTCCTCCCGTTCGTCACGACCGCACTCATCGCGGTGCACATCGGCATCGTCTGGATGCAGGGCATCGCGGAACCACACTAG
- a CDS encoding cytochrome b family protein yields MTDDTTSDTEDVRTDGSGGTGIVPPDDETPTWSERKQRTQGLSRLTYEYFERARREDQDLRQQSDYVERDVLGFPAWPHEMIRNLALTSFFVGIIIFLSAALPPHIGPPANASSTPAVILPDWYLYWSFGLLKLGFLNPELSLLGDTKLLADRTYGVLANVVIVGFIAIVPFLNKGSARRPVEQPFWAAVGMSGVIFSITIAALSVKNLLPMDSKLLQDLTFLLPFVGAFITYAVLRTMREGYMFNLNRRYYRLRPPK; encoded by the coding sequence ATGACAGACGACACCACCTCCGACACCGAAGACGTCCGCACTGACGGAAGCGGCGGTACGGGCATCGTCCCGCCGGACGACGAGACCCCGACCTGGTCCGAGCGCAAGCAGCGGACCCAGGGGCTCTCCCGGCTCACCTACGAGTACTTCGAGCGGGCCCGCCGCGAGGACCAGGACCTGCGCCAGCAGTCCGACTACGTCGAGCGCGACGTGCTCGGCTTCCCGGCCTGGCCCCACGAGATGATCCGCAACCTCGCGCTGACGAGCTTCTTCGTCGGCATCATCATCTTCCTCTCGGCCGCGCTCCCGCCACACATCGGCCCGCCGGCCAACGCCTCCAGTACACCGGCGGTCATCCTGCCCGACTGGTACCTCTACTGGTCGTTCGGGCTGTTGAAGCTGGGCTTCCTCAACCCCGAGCTCTCGCTGCTCGGGGACACGAAGCTGCTGGCCGACCGAACGTACGGCGTCCTGGCAAACGTCGTCATCGTCGGTTTCATCGCCATCGTCCCCTTCCTGAACAAGGGGAGCGCCCGGCGACCCGTCGAGCAGCCGTTCTGGGCCGCCGTCGGCATGTCCGGCGTGATCTTCTCGATCACCATCGCCGCGCTGTCGGTCAAGAACCTGCTCCCGATGGACTCCAAGCTCCTGCAGGACCTGACGTTCCTGCTGCCCTTCGTCGGCGCGTTCATCACCTACGCGGTGTTGCGGACGATGCGCGAGGGGTACATGTTCAACCTCAACCGCCGCTACTACCGCCTGCGACCGCCGAAATAG
- a CDS encoding DUF7315 family membrane protein, translating into MTDDRPEGVDEPDARTRDVVVPLRVYKTVTVFSTLFAVAAVVGGFLLIDQATERATLPTSEIDPVVAIAGIALIVVGAGTYAFSTRFRTAEMGKSKDDADEPSDNG; encoded by the coding sequence ATGACTGACGACCGGCCGGAGGGCGTCGACGAGCCGGACGCGCGAACGCGCGACGTCGTGGTCCCGCTCCGGGTGTACAAGACGGTGACCGTCTTCTCGACGCTGTTCGCCGTCGCCGCCGTCGTCGGCGGCTTCCTCCTCATCGACCAGGCGACCGAGCGGGCGACGCTTCCGACCTCGGAGATCGACCCGGTAGTCGCCATCGCCGGTATCGCGCTCATCGTCGTCGGCGCGGGGACCTACGCCTTCTCGACGCGTTTCCGCACTGCGGAAATGGGAAAGTCTAAAGACGACGCCGACGAACCCTCTGATAATGGCTGA
- a CDS encoding DUF7314 family protein, whose product MADEFAKGFGIFVVAGLGWMTLAGWYRTPSFEGTQLTGAPPEAATVYDQIGLFLEPVLFWFMILGPLTFWILIPIFERARESYAERAQ is encoded by the coding sequence ATGGCTGACGAATTCGCGAAAGGCTTCGGCATCTTCGTGGTCGCCGGTCTCGGGTGGATGACCCTGGCGGGCTGGTACCGGACGCCGTCCTTCGAAGGGACACAGCTCACCGGCGCGCCACCCGAGGCTGCGACGGTGTACGACCAGATCGGTCTCTTCCTCGAGCCCGTGCTGTTCTGGTTCATGATCCTCGGCCCGCTCACGTTCTGGATCCTCATTCCCATCTTCGAGCGCGCCCGCGAATCGTACGCCGAACGCGCGCAGTAG
- a CDS encoding DUF7313 family protein: MQTEPFVNLFGPLDAALQGQIEIVILALVLVNMVTRFLAQRRYVDQYEDDGADAITRWVPHEVTNLVLVLASFYFLTVHHHGGLVTSVLVVGMVITDFFEFESRKVEARRDLPLDRPKAAIGAWVLALLYVIFQVAFTGSIDSLV; encoded by the coding sequence ATGCAGACGGAGCCGTTCGTGAACCTGTTCGGGCCGCTGGACGCCGCGCTCCAGGGCCAGATCGAGATCGTGATACTGGCACTCGTCCTGGTCAACATGGTGACCCGGTTCCTCGCCCAGCGGCGATACGTCGACCAGTACGAGGACGACGGCGCCGACGCCATCACCCGGTGGGTCCCCCACGAGGTGACGAACCTCGTGCTCGTCCTCGCGTCGTTTTACTTCCTCACCGTCCACCACCACGGCGGCCTCGTCACCTCCGTGCTCGTGGTCGGGATGGTCATCACCGACTTCTTCGAGTTCGAGTCGCGCAAGGTCGAGGCCCGCCGCGACCTCCCGCTCGACCGGCCCAAGGCGGCCATCGGTGCCTGGGTCCTCGCGCTACTGTACGTGATCTTCCAGGTCGCCTTCACCGGCTCCATCGACTCGCTGGTCTAG
- a CDS encoding NAD(+)/NADH kinase: MNEGEPLVGVVGDATADLEAAVAAAGARSRVSHVDSVLAASPALVVAIGDAAFARLARSAPAPPVLPVDVDGGFRSVPADSAGAAIEAVLAGDAETQSYPVLGVEYGGERIASAVADVSLLTAEVAHISEYAVASGDSHVGQFRADGVVVATPAGSPGYAHRLGCPLVAPGTNVGPVAPIAPFATNPDHWVLPLEELRLTVERDETPVTLVADDREVATVATGEPVTVTPDGSVDVALTPASDPEF; encoded by the coding sequence ATGAACGAGGGGGAGCCGCTCGTCGGCGTCGTCGGCGACGCGACGGCGGACCTGGAGGCGGCCGTCGCGGCCGCGGGCGCCCGCTCGCGCGTGAGCCACGTCGACTCCGTGCTTGCAGCGTCACCTGCACTCGTCGTCGCCATCGGCGACGCTGCCTTCGCGCGACTCGCGCGGTCCGCACCTGCGCCACCGGTCCTGCCGGTCGACGTCGACGGAGGATTCCGGTCCGTCCCGGCCGACTCCGCGGGGGCAGCCATCGAGGCCGTCCTCGCCGGTGACGCCGAGACGCAGTCGTATCCCGTGCTCGGCGTCGAGTACGGCGGCGAGCGCATCGCCAGCGCCGTCGCCGACGTGTCGCTGCTGACGGCAGAAGTCGCCCACATCTCGGAGTACGCCGTGGCCAGCGGGGACAGCCACGTCGGCCAGTTCCGCGCGGACGGCGTCGTCGTCGCGACGCCCGCCGGCTCACCCGGCTACGCCCACCGGCTCGGCTGTCCGCTCGTCGCCCCGGGGACGAACGTCGGGCCCGTCGCACCCATCGCCCCCTTCGCCACCAACCCCGACCACTGGGTCCTCCCCCTGGAGGAGCTCCGGCTCACGGTCGAACGCGACGAGACACCGGTGACGCTGGTCGCCGACGACCGCGAGGTGGCCACCGTCGCCACTGGCGAGCCGGTCACCGTCACGCCCGACGGGTCTGTCGACGTCGCCCTGACGCCAGCGAGCGACCCGGAATTCTAG